The Atribacterota bacterium genome has a window encoding:
- a CDS encoding TrkA family potassium uptake protein, translating into MKQFVIFGLGSFGSAVATTLVELGHEVLGVDNDMEKVDMFKDVITKVVKVDVTDEKVLKELGVKNFDAAIVSLGTDLEASILITIMLKEIGLQYVVTKANSLLHGKVLEKIGADRVVYPERDEGIRIARSLIMPNVKNQMELSQQYSLIEIAALPVFCEKTLGELDLPGKYGVTLLAIRRGNQFTFSPTERHTVNENEYLILVGENKKIDQLITKFKASEEDKKKKSNDSKKKASKKDKK; encoded by the coding sequence ATGAAACAATTTGTAATATTTGGTTTAGGCAGCTTTGGTTCAGCGGTTGCTACTACCTTAGTTGAGCTGGGTCATGAAGTATTAGGGGTAGACAACGATATGGAGAAGGTAGATATGTTTAAGGATGTTATAACTAAAGTAGTTAAAGTTGATGTAACTGATGAGAAAGTTTTAAAGGAACTGGGAGTTAAAAATTTTGATGCCGCTATTGTCAGCCTGGGGACAGATTTGGAAGCAAGTATACTAATTACCATTATGTTGAAAGAGATAGGACTGCAATATGTTGTCACTAAAGCTAATAGTCTGCTTCACGGGAAAGTGCTGGAGAAAATAGGTGCTGATAGGGTTGTATATCCTGAAAGAGATGAAGGAATCAGAATTGCAAGAAGCTTGATTATGCCCAATGTAAAAAATCAGATGGAATTATCTCAACAGTACAGTCTTATTGAGATAGCTGCATTGCCTGTTTTTTGTGAAAAAACTTTAGGGGAACTGGATTTACCGGGCAAATACGGAGTGACCTTATTAGCTATTCGCAGGGGCAATCAATTTACCTTTTCCCCCACTGAAAGACATACTGTTAATGAAAACGAATACCTCATTTTAGTGGGGGAAAACAAAAAGATTGATCAATTGATTACAAAATTTAAGGCTTCAGAAGAAGATAAGAAGAAAAAATCTAATGATAGTAAGAAAAAGGCTTCTAAAAAGGATAAGAAATAA
- a CDS encoding TrkH family potassium uptake protein, with amino-acid sequence MSSERYSLIKKIDLSPNQILVLGFLSIIIIGTFLLHLDIASSSDRSIKWIDALFTATSATCVTGLIVLDTGRDFSIFGQWVILILFQIGGLGIMTFSTMFAFLLGRKISLRQRLIIQESLNQFSIGGLVRLAKYIIFFTIFFEGLGTILLYFNWHNLPDAHSPLFLSFFHAVSAFCNAGFSLFSDSLEQFNLNIGINLIFLVLIVFGGIGFLVLVELYEFPKKQRLSLHSKLVLVVTIILLIIGTTGLFLLERNNSNTLQPLMLKGRILGSLFQSATARTAGFNTISIGLLGNASLLLLIILMFIGASPTSTGGGIKTTTFSIAFLWMYYTLKGRRHLYLFYRQISTKILNKAWAILMLSLSWILAMTMLISYYEKFDFIELLFEVVSAFGTVGLSTGITNMLSPAGKIIIILTMFLGRLGPLSLALSLIIDRHPESIQYPEGHVMVG; translated from the coding sequence GTGAGTTCAGAACGTTATAGTTTAATAAAAAAGATTGATTTATCTCCAAATCAGATATTGGTATTAGGATTCTTATCGATAATTATTATAGGGACTTTTTTACTCCATCTTGATATAGCTTCCAGCAGTGATAGATCAATCAAATGGATTGACGCCTTATTTACAGCTACTTCAGCTACTTGTGTTACCGGATTAATTGTTTTAGATACTGGCAGGGATTTTTCTATCTTTGGGCAATGGGTTATATTAATTCTCTTTCAGATTGGCGGACTGGGAATCATGACTTTTTCTACTATGTTTGCTTTTCTCCTTGGCAGGAAAATTTCTCTCCGGCAGCGGCTGATCATCCAGGAGTCCCTTAACCAGTTCTCTATTGGTGGATTAGTCCGATTGGCTAAATATATTATATTTTTTACTATCTTTTTTGAAGGTCTTGGCACTATTCTATTGTATTTTAACTGGCACAATCTACCAGATGCTCATTCACCCCTTTTTCTTTCTTTTTTTCATGCGGTATCAGCATTTTGCAATGCAGGTTTTTCGTTGTTTAGTGACAGCCTGGAACAATTCAATTTAAACATTGGAATAAACTTAATCTTCTTGGTGTTAATTGTTTTTGGAGGAATTGGTTTTTTGGTTTTGGTTGAGCTTTATGAGTTTCCAAAAAAACAAAGATTATCCTTACACAGTAAACTGGTATTAGTAGTAACAATAATATTACTAATTATCGGGACCACCGGTCTTTTTCTTTTAGAAAGGAATAATAGCAATACATTGCAACCATTAATGTTAAAGGGGAGAATTCTTGGCTCTTTATTTCAATCTGCTACAGCCAGAACAGCAGGATTTAATACCATTTCCATTGGTCTGTTAGGGAATGCCAGTCTATTGCTTTTGATAATATTAATGTTCATTGGAGCATCACCTACATCTACGGGAGGAGGGATTAAAACAACAACATTTTCTATTGCTTTTCTATGGATGTATTATACTCTAAAGGGACGCAGACATCTTTACCTGTTTTACAGACAGATATCAACTAAAATATTAAACAAAGCATGGGCAATATTAATGCTTTCTTTGAGCTGGATTTTAGCCATGACAATGTTGATTTCTTATTATGAAAAATTTGACTTTATTGAATTATTATTTGAAGTTGTTTCCGCATTTGGTACTGTAGGGTTATCTACAGGGATAACAAACATGCTATCCCCTGCAGGAAAAATTATCATAATTTTAACTATGTTTTTAGGCAGGCTCGGACCTCTTTCACTGGCTTTGTCATTGATTATAGACAGACATCCGGAATCAATTCAATATCCTGAAGGACATGTTATGGTTGGTTAA
- a CDS encoding mechanosensitive ion channel: MNSEQIAGILKPITTDIVIEIIIVIAIVIGLSWLAERILPWLAGKLYSGRRLLILAFIPTIRILLFIMAVMRIIPLIIEPTLQNMIAIFSAAGVAVGFALKDYVSSILAGIVAAYELPYRPGDWIEVNGVYGEVKHIGTRVVTIVTPDDTTVYIPHLKIWTDLIHNANSHTPDLLCVANFYLDPDHDPEQICRILKNVALTSPYINLAQPVIVLLEDKPWGTHYRIKAYPMDPRQQFQFISDLTARGKLSLRKKSVKFAHLSIYPAFQENN; this comes from the coding sequence ATGAATTCTGAACAAATTGCCGGGATATTGAAACCAATAACCACTGATATTGTAATTGAAATTATAATAGTTATTGCAATTGTAATAGGGTTAAGTTGGCTGGCTGAAAGAATTCTACCATGGTTAGCTGGAAAATTATATAGCGGGCGTCGTCTGCTGATTCTTGCTTTTATCCCAACTATCCGAATCTTATTATTTATTATGGCCGTAATGCGAATTATACCACTAATTATTGAGCCCACCTTACAAAATATGATTGCCATATTCAGTGCTGCTGGTGTAGCGGTTGGATTTGCTTTAAAAGATTATGTAAGCAGCATTCTTGCCGGAATTGTAGCTGCCTATGAACTTCCTTATCGTCCGGGAGACTGGATTGAGGTTAATGGTGTTTATGGTGAAGTAAAACATATTGGTACCCGGGTAGTAACAATCGTTACTCCTGATGACACCACTGTTTATATACCACACTTGAAAATATGGACTGACCTTATACACAATGCTAACAGCCATACTCCGGATTTGCTATGTGTGGCCAATTTTTACCTGGATCCTGATCATGACCCGGAACAGATTTGCAGAATATTGAAAAATGTGGCTCTTACCAGTCCCTATATAAATCTGGCACAACCTGTAATTGTGTTACTGGAAGATAAACCATGGGGTACTCATTATCGTATTAAAGCCTACCCGATGGATCCCCGTCAACAGTTTCAATTTATCTCTGATCTGACAGCCAGGGGCAAACTAAGCTTGCGTAAAAAATCCGTTAAGTTTGCTCATTTGTCAATATATCCTGCTTTTCAAGAAAATAATTAG
- a CDS encoding DUF1622 domain-containing protein codes for MVKPALLIYIVNLISTIIGIVAILIITWGAIIIFFDLIKLEFKRFKGLKPYYERTTLRHRFGSYLLLGLEFLIAADIILTISQPSLEEIIILASIVGIRTIISYFLDKEMAYSDKRNNN; via the coding sequence ATGGTAAAACCTGCGTTGCTAATTTATATAGTCAATCTAATTTCCACCATCATTGGTATTGTGGCAATATTAATTATTACCTGGGGTGCCATTATTATTTTTTTTGATTTGATTAAATTAGAATTTAAACGTTTCAAGGGATTAAAACCATATTATGAGCGAACTACTCTGCGTCATCGTTTTGGCTCATATCTTCTGCTTGGTTTAGAATTTTTAATTGCTGCTGATATTATACTGACAATCAGTCAACCAAGTTTGGAAGAAATAATTATTTTGGCCAGTATTGTAGGTATAAGAACAATTATCAGTTATTTTCTGGATAAAGAAATGGCCTATTCTGATAAACGCAACAACAACTAA